The DNA window ACGTCGGCGAAAGCGAGAAGCTGATCGCGGGTGCCTTCGAGGAGGCCCGCAACAAGGGCCTGTTCATGATCTTCGACGAGGCCGACAGCCTGCTGCTCGACCGCAGCGGGGCGGTTCGCTCGTGGGAGATCACGCAGGTCAACGAGATGCTGACCTGGATGGAGGATCACGCCTATCCGATCTGTTTCACGACCAACCTCATGGACCGGATCGATCCGGCGACACTGCGCCGATTCACGTTCCACTTCGAACTCGATTATCTCGACCGGGTGGCCATCGCCCATGCGTTCCGCACGTTCTTCGAGATCGACAAGGCGCCGGAGGCGGCGCTCGCGATCGGCAACCTCACGCCCGGTGATTTCGCCCTGGCGCGAAAGCAGGCGAAAATTCTCGGCAGCTACGGACATCCGGAGCGGGTGCTGGAGCTGATCGAGCGCATCGCGCGCACCAAGCCGGGTGCGCGCGGTCGGTTCGGGTTCTGAGGCGGGTTGTCGATAGCCTCGCAAGCGAGGCCAGCGAGCAGGCGAACCGCGCGGGCGCGAGGCGAGGGCAGAGACGCAAAGGCCGGATCGGGCGTCTGTCGCCCAACCCGGCCCTGCGCACGGGTCCGCGGACCCGCTTCCCCCCAGTGATCGAACCCGCAGCTCAGCGATGAACGACGATGCGCGAGGCGCCGGCGCCGTGGCGCTGAACCAAGTGGTAGAGCCTGGCTGCGTTCGAGGTGTGCAAGCGCACGCAGCCGTGCGACGCCGGGCGGCCGAGCTGGCTCACGTGGCTGGTGCCGTGGACGGCGTAGCCACCGCGAAAGAAGATCGAATAGGGCATCGGCGACATGTTGTACTTGCGCGAGTAGTGCATGCGCGCAAGGCGCTTGGGCGTGTAGCTGCCGGTCGGTGTCACATAGCCGCGACGGGCAGTGGAGACCGGCCAGACATGTTGCAACGAGCCGTTGACGTAGACCCGCATCGTCTGGGACGAGAGGTCGATCTTCGCGACGACGCCAGCCTGGGCGCTGAGCAGTGGCATGGCGAGGAAGAGCGCGAAAAACGTACCGAACAGTGAGAAGCGACGCATCATGAAAACCCTGGTTACGCGGAACGGAGCCCTACCATTAACCCTGACGGCTTAAGGCGACGTAAGCCATCCGGCGTGAATCCGCGATCAGAATCATAGGCATCGTTGCTGAATTGAAACACGGTCAACGGGCGGTTCCCAGATGCGCGGGAATGGGACGCCGACCGGCCGGTCCCGCTCGAGGGCAGCCGGCGCGGCCAGGACAACGGGTGAGGAGACGAGGATGTCCGGAAAGAACGCCAGCAGTCGCCGGGCACCGGAGCGGGTGGAAAAGCTCCAAGGCACCGGCACGAGCTATCCAAAGCGAACGATCGCGCTCGTCTACGATTTCGACGGAACGCTCAGCCCGAAGCCGATGCAGGAGTACGGCTTCCTTCCCAAGATCGGCGTCGAGCCCAAGGCATTCTGGGCGGAGGTCGAGCGCAAGGCGGCCGAGGACGTGGCGGAGGGGCTCATCGTCTACATGCATCTCATGTACAAGAAGGCCAAGACGGCGGGCGTCGAGATCAGGCGGAACGACCTCGTCGCGCTCGGCGCCGATGTCGAATTGTACGCGGGCGTGGATGGCTGGTTCGACGACATCGACAAGTACGTCGCCCTGCGCGCTGAAACGCCGGTCGAGGTGCGCCACTACCTCATCTCCTCGGGCCTCAGGGAGATCATCGAGGGCACGCGCATCTTCCGCCGGTTCCACAACGTGTTCGCCTCGGAATACTACTTCGAGCCTTACGAGCTGCCCTTCCCCAAGCGGGTCATCACCGACACCTCGAAGACGCAGTACCTCTTTCGGATCAACAAGGGGGTCGAGGATCTGCGCCAGACCATCAACAGCCACATGCCCGAGGGTGAGCGCCCGATACCGTTCTCGAACATGATCTACTTCGGCGACGGCGACACCGACGTTCCGTCGATGGCAGTGATGCGCCAGAACGGCGGCTATGCGGTCGCCGTGCACGGGCCCGGCGAAAGCGCCGTCAAATGCGAGGGCCTCTATCGGGCGGGTCGGATCGATTTCTACGCACCGGCCGACTATCGCAACGGCTCGACCCTGTTCCGGCGGACCTGCCTGCTGCTCGACCGTGCGCTCGCCGACATCCGGGTGCGTGAGGAGCGCTGGAGCATCGAGCAGGAACTGGCAAAGACGGGTGCGGCCGCGAACGCCCGCGCCTGATCCCGGGCCGCGACGTCAGGGAAGGCTCACGAGCCCGTGGCCCCGCATCGCCTCGAAGACCGCGTCGGCGATCGCTGCGTGACCCTCGGCGCTCGGGTGGAAGGCACCGCTGTAGGCGCTGAAGCGCGTCAAGTTGAGGATCGTCGTGCCGAGCGAGCCTTCGTGCAAATTGACGGTGAGGAAGGCATCGTTCGGCGTGCGGAACCAGCGACGCCGGGGGAGATAGGGTCGGTAGGCGCTCGGGCGGAAGGGCTGCCACTGGAGATCGGGGGCGGTGCCGAGAAAGCCCGAGGAAACGCGCGCACGTGGCGTCGGCTCGGCAGCGGGCGCGGTTGCCGATTCGGGCACGCGGGCAATGACGGCCCCGGCGGGCCTGCGACGGCGCGGGAATGGAGCAAGGTCCGCCACGACGTCGTCGGCCCATCCGCCCCTGGCGCAGAGGCCGCGATCGGCGAACACTTCGCGGTGCGCGTCCACGAAGGTCCATCCCGCACGCTCGGCCGCCCGGGCCATGATCGCCTGGAGTTCGTCGCGCGCGAAGCGCTCGGCGGCGGCGGCGCGGGCGGCATCGAGCCGGTACATGTTCGTCACGTCCATGCCGCGCGCACCGCTGGCGCAGAGCTCACCGCGTTCGTCGTGCGCCATCGGCGGATAGGCCGTAAGGTGCACACGGCGCGGATCATCGACGTGGAGCACTTCGCGGATGGCCTTGGCGAGGCTGGCGTAGTTGGCCGGCAGCGCGCGGGCGAGATTTCGGGCGCCGGCGAGTGAGATCTTGAAGGTCTTGCCGGCGGCGGCCGCGAGCGAGTCCAGGATCGCGTCGTTGGCGATCGCGGCCGAGGCGACCAGGCGGCTGAAACCGGCGTCGTTGCCACCCACGGAGAGCAGCAGCACGTCGATCGGCCGGGCGCTCGAACGCGGGCAGACGTAGAGGCTTTCCGTGATCGTGCGCGCGCCGGTGGCCCCTTCCGGGTCATCGTGCACGGCGAGAGGATAGCCGCCGGAGAGCGCGAGCGGCCAACTGGAGCAGAGAACCTGAGAGACGATGCTGATCTGTGAGAGTTTCACCGTCTCGCCGGCGCGGGCCGGTTCGACACCACTCCAGGCGCGGAACAGTCCATCGACGATTTCGGCCCCCGTGCAGGCCACGCCGACGTAGGTGACGGCCGTGCGACCGCTCGCGTCGCTCAGCGCCAGGTGCAGCGCGAGCCGGACGTGCTGGGAATACAGCGAGCGGTGGCAGGGGCGGTGCAGCCAGCGGGCATCGGCGGCAAGGAAGCCATCGTCGCTGGTGCGGGTCCAGTCACCGATCCGGGGCGGATAGCCCTTGAAGGTTTCGTCCTGCGGGTCGTAGTCGAGGACCCGGTTGTCGCGAAAGCGAACCGGAACGTCCGGGTTGCCCTCGCCGGAGGAAAACGAGTCGCCCATGCCGACGACCATGAGATCGCGAACCCGCACTGTCTCCTCGGCGAGAACCTGCCCACCCTCCTCGATACGCACGGCAAGACCCGCCGGGTAGGGCAGCTCGAGGCGGTGCATGCGCGAGCACTCGGCGTCGAACGGCGGGCGATCGCCGAAGGTGAAGGTGCAAAGGCCACCAGCGCGGGACTGGTCGACGTAACGCAGCTCGACCATGTGGGAGGTCGGGTGCGCATAGTCCGAGCAGCGCTCACGCCGGTACCAGCAGGCCTCCTGCGCGACCCGATCCGACAATTCGGGGCCGTCGCCGAGGATGCCCTCCGCCCAGCCCCAGCCGCCCGACCAGCGCGCCAGACGTTCCTCGAATTCATGCACGCCCGGCGTGCGGCCGAGCTCGGCACGCTGCTCCTCGAAGAGCCGGCGCAAGCGCTCGGTGTCGGCAGGGTCGCGGAAGAATCGGAAAGGGTTTTCCAGGCGCCACGTCAGTTCCCCTGCCGCCACCGCGGGTACGACCCCGATAGCGAGCGTGGCAGGCAGTATCGTGAGCAAGGCCAGGAGGATACCGGCGGCCCGTCGCAATGCGCCCGCACCCGTGTGGCGGCGCCCCGACACCGCCAACATTGCCCCTTCGAGCCTGCCCAAGCCGTCGCTCACCGTGCGCCCTCCCCTCGAGACGATGTCGGGGCCCATGATGCCGTCGGTGGCGGGCAAGGTAAACACGCCGCGTTCACCTCAGGCGAGTTCCGGAAAGACCCGACGGTAACGTGTGGCCGCCGGGTCGAAGATGACGTCGGATGGTTTCAGCGGCCGCGCCATGACGAGACCGTCGAGCGAACGGCAGCGCGAGAGCGCCACATAGGTCTGGCCATGACTGAACGTGCCGCGTCCGAGATCGACGTAGACACGGTCCAGCGTCATACCCTGCGCCTTGTGGATCGTGAGCGCCCAGGCGAGGCGCACCGGGAACTGGCGGAAACGGCCGGCCACCGTTTCGACGACGCGGTCCTCCCTCTGGTCATAGGCGTACTGGACGTTCTCCCAGACCTCGGGCTCGATCTCGTATTCCTCGCCCTCGATCTCGATCGAGAGTTCGTGCTCGCCGACGGCGGTGATCGTGGCGAGGGTGCCATTGACCCAGCGCCCTTCGCTGTCGTTGCGCAGCATGACGACGCGCGCGCCCGCCTTGAGCACCAACGTGCCATCGGTCGGGTAGGCGCCCTCGGCGAATTCGCCGACCACCATCGCCTCGAAACTCTGGGCGCGGCCGGGCAGGCGCTCGAGGAAGCGCTGATTGATTTCGTGAGCTGCGGCGTTGGTGGGGGTGAGCACGACGTAGCGGCTCGGGTCGGAGAGTTCGCCGAGGCGGGCAACGCGCTCGTTGAGGATCGCGGCGGTCTCGTTGTCGACCTCGCCATCGCGCAGACGGTTGAGCAGGCGCACGAACACCTGCTCACGCTGGCGAAAGACCTCAGAGAGTTCCAGGCGCGGAACCTCGTTGCCCTTGAAGACCGGTGCGTCGAAGAAGTAGGGGCCGCCGTAGGTCTCCTGGAAATAGTGCTGCATCTCGCCACCCTGAACGATCGGGGGGAGCTGGTGGGGATCGCCGAACATCGCGATCTGAACGCCACCGAACGCTCGATCAGGGCTCTTGCGAATGGCCCGCAGCGAACGATCGATGGCATCCATCAGGTCGGCGCGGACCATTGAAATCTCGTCGATGATGAGCAGATCGAGGCGGCTCAGCACCCGCGCATAGCGGCCGGTGCGGATCATGTCGGGCGTGATCAAGCGGGGCGGAAACGAAAACAGCGAATGGATGGTCTGGCCGCCGACGTTGACGGCGGCAAGGCCGGTCGGGGCCGCAACGGCGGTTCGCAGTCCCGAGGTCTCGCGCAACAGGCGAAGCAGCGTCGACTTGCCGGTGCCGGCGCGGCCGGTGACGAACAGGGAGCCGCGCCCGCGCTTGACGAGATCGAGTGCGCGATCGAATTCCGGGGTGATCTCGATGCCGGCCACAGGCTCCTCGCTGGTTGGAGACCTCGCAGGCTAGAAGCTTTGCGCCGGCAGCGCGAGGACGACCGGGGACCATCAACAGGCAATCGGGCGCTGCACGTTGTCCGCGGGCCCCCGCACAACGGAAAAGGGCGGCCACCAGGGCCGCCCCTCGAAACCGTACCGTTCGAGCCGCGAGCGCCGTGCCGGCCATCAGGCCTGCTTTGCGGCCTCGTCGCTCTCCTCGGCGGCGGGAATCTCGTGCACCGTCGCGGCGGCCACCAGCGTGCGTGCCTGGCCGATCCAATCCTCGCGCTCGACGCGTCCCTTGAAGTTGAGGCGCTCGTCGAGGATCGCGATGTCCTCGTCCGAAAAGTCCGCGATCTGCTGGAACTGTGTCACGCCGAGCTTGTTGAGGCGGGCCTGCAATTCCTCGCCGACGCCCTTGATCAGTGTCAGATCGTCGGCCTGCCCCTTGGGCTTCTTGAAGCCCTTCCAGTTGTCGGCCTGCGCCAGCTTCTTGCCGCGCGCGTCCGTGCGCTCGGCGATGCGGGCGGCCTTGCCGCGGCGACCGCGCAAATAATAGAGCTTGGCCCGCCGGACCTTGCCCCGACGAACCACCTCGATCGATTCGATCATCGGGGAGAGCACGGGGAAAACGCGCTCGACGCCTTCGCCATAACTGATCTTGCGGACCGTGAAACTCTCGTTGAGACCGCCGCCGGAGCGCGCGATGCAGAGGCCTTCGTAGGCCTGGGTGCGCTCGCGCTCACCTTCCTTGACGCGCACGTTGACACGCACGGTGTCGCCCGGGGCGAACTCCGGCACGGGGCGCAATTCGAGGAGTCTGGCGGCCTGCTCGGCCTCGAGCTGTTGGATAATGTTCATCGATCTGCCATCCGGTTCTTGGGACGGGACAGAGGAGCCTTTCAGGCAAGTGGACCGGCCATGCGCAGCGGTCGCTGCAAGCACCCGGGCCAAACGGCTCGTGTAACCCATCGTTGTTCTGGGATCGCGGCGTGATACAGCGAAAGCCGTTCGTTGTCGACCTCTAATCGCCGTCGCCGGCCGCCGTGCGGGTCCGGGAAAGGAGATCAGGTCGGCGTTCACGGGTGATGCGTTCGGCCTCGGCACGGCGCCAACGGGCGATGGCGCCATGATCGCCGGAAGTGAGCACCTGCGGAATGGCGCGATCCTCCCAGAGCGCGGGGCGGGTGTACTGCGGGTATTCCAGAAGACCGCCCTCGAAGCTTTCCTCGCCGCCCGAAGCTGCATCGCCCATTACGCCCGGCAGGAGACGGACGACGGCATCGAGGAGGACGATCGCCGCCGGCTCGCCGCCCGAAAGCACATAGTCACCGACCGAGACCTCCTCCAGTGCGCGGGCCTCGATGACGCGCTCGTCGATGCCCTCGAAGCGGCCAGCGACGATGAGCAACCCGCCCGTCGACGTTGCCAACTCGCGCACCATTGCCTGGTCCAGCGGGCGACCGCGCGGCGACATGAGGAG is part of the Hyphomicrobiales bacterium genome and encodes:
- a CDS encoding L,D-transpeptidase family protein, whose amino-acid sequence is MRRFSLFGTFFALFLAMPLLSAQAGVVAKIDLSSQTMRVYVNGSLQHVWPVSTARRGYVTPTGSYTPKRLARMHYSRKYNMSPMPYSIFFRGGYAVHGTSHVSQLGRPASHGCVRLHTSNAARLYHLVQRHGAGASRIVVHR
- a CDS encoding haloacid dehalogenase-like hydrolase, with the translated sequence MSGKNASSRRAPERVEKLQGTGTSYPKRTIALVYDFDGTLSPKPMQEYGFLPKIGVEPKAFWAEVERKAAEDVAEGLIVYMHLMYKKAKTAGVEIRRNDLVALGADVELYAGVDGWFDDIDKYVALRAETPVEVRHYLISSGLREIIEGTRIFRRFHNVFASEYYFEPYELPFPKRVITDTSKTQYLFRINKGVEDLRQTINSHMPEGERPIPFSNMIYFGDGDTDVPSMAVMRQNGGYAVAVHGPGESAVKCEGLYRAGRIDFYAPADYRNGSTLFRRTCLLLDRALADIRVREERWSIEQELAKTGAAANARA
- a CDS encoding AAA family ATPase, with protein sequence MAGIEITPEFDRALDLVKRGRGSLFVTGRAGTGKSTLLRLLRETSGLRTAVAAPTGLAAVNVGGQTIHSLFSFPPRLITPDMIRTGRYARVLSRLDLLIIDEISMVRADLMDAIDRSLRAIRKSPDRAFGGVQIAMFGDPHQLPPIVQGGEMQHYFQETYGGPYFFDAPVFKGNEVPRLELSEVFRQREQVFVRLLNRLRDGEVDNETAAILNERVARLGELSDPSRYVVLTPTNAAAHEINQRFLERLPGRAQSFEAMVVGEFAEGAYPTDGTLVLKAGARVVMLRNDSEGRWVNGTLATITAVGEHELSIEIEGEEYEIEPEVWENVQYAYDQREDRVVETVAGRFRQFPVRLAWALTIHKAQGMTLDRVYVDLGRGTFSHGQTYVALSRCRSLDGLVMARPLKPSDVIFDPAATRYRRVFPELA
- a CDS encoding 50S ribosomal protein L19: MNIIQQLEAEQAARLLELRPVPEFAPGDTVRVNVRVKEGERERTQAYEGLCIARSGGGLNESFTVRKISYGEGVERVFPVLSPMIESIEVVRRGKVRRAKLYYLRGRRGKAARIAERTDARGKKLAQADNWKGFKKPKGQADDLTLIKGVGEELQARLNKLGVTQFQQIADFSDEDIAILDERLNFKGRVEREDWIGQARTLVAAATVHEIPAAEESDEAAKQA
- the trmD gene encoding tRNA (guanosine(37)-N1)-methyltransferase TrmD; protein product: MFPGPLGHSLAGRALAEGRWSLETLALREYGLGRHRSVDDTPAGGGAGMVLRADVLAPAIDAALARMPTARRLLMSPRGRPLDQAMVRELATSTGGLLIVAGRFEGIDERVIEARALEEVSVGDYVLSGGEPAAIVLLDAVVRLLPGVMGDAASGGEESFEGGLLEYPQYTRPALWEDRAIPQVLTSGDHGAIARWRRAEAERITRERRPDLLSRTRTAAGDGD